Part of the Nitrosophilus alvini genome, CTAAAAAAGGCAATGAAGTTGGGAAGCTCCGTCCTGTCCTTGTTTTGCAGACAGATATGTTAAACGAGATATCTCATCCCACTGTTATAATACTACCTCTTTCTACAAAACTTGTAGATGAAGCATATCCTTTGAGATTCAGAATAAACAAAAGAGACAGATTGGAAAAAGATTCAGATATTTTATGCGATCAAATTAGAGCCATAGATATAAATAGACTGAAATCAGTTCCTTTGACACTTCTGACGGAAGAAGAGATTGTCGATATCGAACATAGACTTGAAATTATTTTGGGATTTATTCAATAACGGATATAAAAATCTCTTCTCTCTGTAAAAACTAAACAAATCTATATTCTTGTAAAAAGGACAACGAAAGAGATTTTTAAATGGCCTACTAAAAGGACTTACAACGAAAAATGATCACAACACAATACATCATATATAGAATCATTTGTGCTAAAATATTCATATGATCAAATATCTCAACGAAATGATTGATTCGATTATAGTTATCGTGCTTCTCTTTCCTGTCATACTCATTCTAAATATTCTTTTTATAGCGCTTCTCTATTTTGCAGGCGTAAAGTTGGACAACGTATCTGTCTT contains:
- a CDS encoding type II toxin-antitoxin system PemK/MazF family toxin, yielding MIKRGEIYLANLNPKKGNEVGKLRPVLVLQTDMLNEISHPTVIILPLSTKLVDEAYPLRFRINKRDRLEKDSDILCDQIRAIDINRLKSVPLTLLTEEEIVDIEHRLEIILGFIQ